A stretch of Porites lutea chromosome 5, jaPorLute2.1, whole genome shotgun sequence DNA encodes these proteins:
- the LOC140938204 gene encoding integrase/recombinase xerD homolog, with translation MLTHSTADRVFLPDLAVYFLPDLAASSSWLGVRCPLHHAVCLFWRRQLALFYVLFYWSTFVLLNVCYFVVFFTVFYSITGPSQFGFRLSLFLITCRFYAVVLSVLHDFDAASYFLLYYNFKCFAFSCLLLFYFLDVLQSGIWSEANSLADPSLRKLVPDLLHLQFESKAPSTVQKYRSGWIRWREWADSKIGVPVIPAKPLHIALFISELTAVSISNNTGISPIESVVYGIKWGHSLAGIVECPTGHPLVKSSLEGARRKLARPVQPKDPLSVDTVLRIADYYISSSSLAVIRFLFVLLVGFAGFFRMDEIRNLTVKDVSIFNEYMSVFIPKRKNDEYREGHTSFLARSHKATCPVSVTKRLLKLFPSTCESSSPLVRRIVKTKSRECFHASRGVSYSTLRDEFKKFVKPFVGDIALYGTHSIKSGAASNPTCRSVSADLLDMHAGWKCATSKNRYIKHTVSDRQKVAQTIAI, from the exons ATGCTAACTCATAGTACCGCTGACCG CgtatttttgcctgatttggcggtgtattttttgcctgatttggcagCGTCTTCTTCTTGGCTCGGAGTTCGATGTCCGCTTCACCACGCAGTTTGCCTGTTTTGGCGCCGTCAGTTGgccttattttatgttttattctATTGGTCTACATTTGTTTTATtgaatgtttgctattttgttgtattttttactgttttttacaGCATTACTGGGCCCAGCCAGTTCGGCTTCCGTTTGTCGTTGTTTCTCATTACATGTCGTTTTTACGCTGTAGTGCTGTCCGTGCTGCATGATTTTGATGCAGCATCATATTTTCTACtgtattataattttaaatgttttgccttttcctgcctacttttattttattttttagatgttctcCAATCCGGGATTTGGAGTGAAGCGAATTCTTTGGCCGATCCATCCTTGCGCAAGCTTGTTCCAGACCTTCTCCATTTACAGTTTGAGTCCAAGGCTCCCTCTACCGTGCAGAAGTATAGATCTGGCTGGATCAGATGGCGTGAATGGGCAGATTCTAAGATTGGCGTTCCAGTTATTCCGGCGAAGCCACTGCACATTGCTCTCTTTATCAGCGAACTTACTGCTGTTTCTATTTCTAATAATACGGGGATATCTCCTATAGAGTCAGTTGTTTATGGTATTAAGTGGGGTCATAGTCTGGCCGGTATTGTAGAATGCCCTACTGGTCACCCCCTTGTTAAGTCGTCCTTGGAGGGTGCAAGAAGGAAGCTTGCTCGTCCCGTTCAACCCAAAGACCCTTTATCCGTTGATACAGTTTTAAGGATCGCTGATTATTATATTTCTAGTAGTTCGCTTGCCgttattcgttttcttttcgtcCTCTTGGTTGGCTTTGCTGGGTTTTTTCGTATGGACGAAATTCGCAATTTGACAGTTAAAGATGTCTCTATTTTCAACGAGTACATGTCAGTTTTTATTCCTAAACGCAAAAATGATGAGTATAGAGAGGGGCATACGTCCTTTCTAGCTAGGTCTCATAAGGCTACTTGCCCAGTTTCTGTCACCAAAAGGTTACTTAAGCTTTTCCCTTCAACTTGTGAGTCATCTTCGCCCCTCGTTAGGCGAATCGTTAAAACTAAGTCTAGGGAGTGTTTTCATGCTTCTAGAGGAGTTTCATATTCAACGCTAAGAGACGAATTTAAGAAATTTGTTAAACCATTTGTAGGTGACATTGCTCTTTACGGCACGCACAGTATAAAGTCTGGTGCCGCCTCAAATCCTACTTGTCGGAGTGTTTCCGCTGATCTGCTAGATATGCATGCTGGCTGGAAATGTGCCACTTCAAAGAACAGATACATTAAGCACACCGTTAGTGATcgccaaaaagttgctcaaactaTTGCTATTtag
- the LOC140937321 gene encoding uncharacterized protein: MEEARETILKRCLSTPTKPPAKKFAAFASQRNSSNNTEEHKQKNISSHNSVTAESNGENTLQAVTEVDSTRRHSQAESPKGTRVETFSSYLEFSTGIELCESELLLYSLLVVAFPGNSFRARYHEKYLNISTTIENVFHVHFSSTAIANYLYRANNNLTRDLGKVNGILRWRYYREEIERIVTTNSSTLQALISSRDAIMDSVTELRKHLAQECSRKGNRPAEEGMNSDTEEDTVFETRFVENFDLSQFPNWKQCFNEEKNTSHLFYFGGKSIGYSQIEIIIDSNKVWTIRHEGMEKKVNLDWADVSPQVNSIQDLVKLLVTIQSLRVCSGCPFEQFQTIVPKGMFEPVYYTRNGEPAAFVETSPSQHHKKIIRSTSCLVFIPYDEALHSSDICAACEHSKHYLRTLKSRLNSHSHQSQNNENSKFTRFDYLSKEEVLQLLRERTIEMRSLQEKIKQLEKCREKMVEVGGDTDCNLRAMFEKLNEALKSRRGKQISKCKWKECSEPKDDAKGWVEADQLYLHVRAHIEQVDENIAPINRIYKCHWDKCYKTFGKKALLETHLRDHTGYSSDQFFGVLLCDQAKALTVPKRQMRWHPLIIKWCLRMYSKSHAAYEDLRDSGFLKLPSGRLLSDYKNFSSPRSGWQTSTLWEMKEKFDKTKIGKRGQLGGLLFDEVKIKEGLVFDPSTFELVGFVDLDDDETDLPLVGQLKETDCNPQNKLATHVLQFYFKSLFGKFEFPCAFFLTRGVSSQKLNRIFWQGVSMLHGFQFTIMLACCDGAPENRAFMNMNGTNPSKSKCYNPFSKKPLFFISDPPHLLKKLRNNIYSSGFKIQNPRFTRVLQRNGKYILWEHIYSVYQRDRRRRLYATDLRSAHVHLDNLSKMRVKLAVQTLSRKVQRDMAAHENNETYETQEFICMCATLWDVFNDSMPLQSITDPRIAKLNQVLNYFKTWKQQLSQIFQRRADVSDHFITWQTMFDLEVSIDGLKELVAYINTDEFKAEYGSLYIIPKRLNQDIVESFFSSQRQMCGGTRNMTAFTYGYNVNGIVAYRSSKLIKNKQTNVYEVEECVHLAESNQHLPRRSDGHTNIDVTWTVDL, translated from the exons ATGGAAGAAGCCAGAGAAACCATTTTAAAGAGATGCTTGTCAACGCCGAcgaaacctcccgcaaaaaaattTGCGGCATTCGCCTCGCAGCGTAACAGCTCAAACAACACAGaagaacacaaacaaaaaaacatttcaagccataattcagtgacagcagAATCTAATGGAGAAAACACGTTACAAGCCGTGACCGAAGTCGACTCGACCAGGCGACATTCCCAAGCAGAGTCACCAAAAGGTACCCGAGTAGAAACATTTTCTTCGTATCTGGAATTTAGTACCGGTATTGAACTATGTGAGAGTGAATTGCTATTATACTCCCTATTAGTCGTCGCTTTTCCAGGTAACAGCTTTAGAGCTAGGTATCACGAAAAATACCTCAACATCTCAACTACAATTGAGAATGTCTTTCATGTGCACTTTAGCAGCACTGCGATCGCTAATTATCTGTATCGTGCCAACAATAACTTAACGAGAGACTTGGGAAAAGTCAATGGCATATTGAGGTGGAGGTATTATCGAGAGGAAATTGAGAGGATCGTCACAACCAATTCATCGACTCTTCAAGCTTTAATCTCCTCGCGTGACGCTATCATGGATTCAGTGACTGAGTTACGTAAACATTTAGCACAAGAATGTTCAAGGAAAGGGAACCGTCCAGCTGAAGAAGGTATGAATAGTGACACAGAAGAAGATACTGTCTTCGAGACAAGATTTGTTGAAAATTTCGATCTGTCCCAATTTCCAAACTGGAAGCAGTGTTTTaatgaggaaaaaaatacaagtcatttgttttattttggtgggaaatcCATTGGCTACTCCCAAATTGAAATTATAATTGACTCCAACAAAGTTTGGACAATTCGCCACGAGGGAAtggaaaaaaaagtcaacttaGATTGGGCAGATGTTTCACCGCAAGTAAATTCAATTCAAGATTTAGTTAAGCTTTTAGTCACCATTCAGTCCCTGAGAGTATGCTCAGGTTGCCCATTTGAACAGTTTCAGACGATAGTACCAAAGGGAATGTTTGAGCCTGTTTATTACACCCGAAATGGGGAACCTGCTGCCTTTGTTGAAACCAGTCCATCTCAGCATCATAAAAAAATCATACGGTCAACAAGCTGTCTTGTTTTCATCCCCTATGACGAGGCTTTACACTCAAGTGACATATGTGCAGCTTGTGAACACAGTAAGCACTACTTAAGAACTCTAAAGTCAAGGCTTAATTCACATAGTCATCAAtctcaaaataatgaaaactccAAATTCACACGTTTTGACTATCTTAGTAAAGAAGAGGTGCTCCAGTTGCTTCGAGAGAGAACGATTGAGATGAGGAGTCTACAGGAAAAAATCAAACAACTTGAAAAGTGCAGAGAAAAAATGGTGGAGGTAGGGGGAGATACTGATTGTAACTTAAGGGCGatgtttgaaaaactaaatgaaGCTTTAAAAAGCAGAAGGGGCAAACAGATTTCAAAGTGTAAATGGAAGGAATGCTCAGAACCAAAGGATGATGCAAAAGGTTGGGTTGAAGCAGACCAACTATACCTTCACGTGAGAGCTCATATAGAACAGGTAGATGAAAATATTGCACCAATTAACCGGATCTATAAATGTCATTGGGACAAATGCTATAAAACGTTTGGAAAGAAAGCTCTTCTGGAGACACACTTGAGGGATCATACAGGCTATTCAAGTGATCAATTTTTTGGTGTGTTGTTATGTGATCAGGCTAAGGCTTTGACTGTTCCAAAACGGCAAATGAGATGGCACCCCCTCATTATAAAGTGGTGTCTGAGAATGTATTCAAAATCTCATGCAGCATATGAAGATCTAAGAGACTCAGGCTTTTTAAAGCTTCCAAGTGGTCGCTTACTTTCTGACTACAAGAACTTTTCATCACCTCGCTCTGGGTGGCAGACTTCAACATTGTGGGAAAtgaaggagaaatttgacaaaacaaaaattggaaAGAGAGGCCAGCTTGGAGGCCTCTTGTTTGATGAAGTGAAAATTAAAGAGGGTCTTGTCTTTGATCCATCAACATTTGAACTGGTAGGATTTGTTGATTTGGATGATGATGAAACTGACCTACCTTTAGTTGGTCAACTAAAGGAAACTGATTGTAACCCTCAAAATAAACTGGCAACACATGTTCTTCAGTTTTACTTCAAGAGCCTGTTCGGAAAGTTTGAATTTCCATGTGCATTTTTTCTAACAAGAGGGGTTAGTTCCCAAAAACTAAACAGAATTTTTTGGCAGGGAGTGAGTATGTTACATGGTTTCCAATTCACCATAATGCTTGCATGTTGCGATGGAGCCCCAGAGAACAGGGCATTCATGAACATGAATGGAACTAATCCTTCTAAGAGCAAGTGCTATAACCCCTTTTCAAAAAAaccattattttttatctctGATCCTCCACATCTTCtgaaaaaactaagaaacaatatttacagtagtggttttaaaattcagaatCCCCGCTTTACCCGGGTTTTGCAAAGAAATGGCAAATACATATTATGGGAGCATATTTACTCCGTGTATCAGAGGGACAGAAGAAGAAGATTATATGCTACCGATTTAAGAAGTGCACATGTTCATCTGGATAATTTAAGTAAGATGAGGGTTAAGCTTGCTGTGCAGACCTTATCAAGGAAAGTTCAGCGAGATATGGCTGCACATGAGAACAATGAAACATACGAAACACAAGAATTCATATGTATGTGTGCCACACTCTGGGATGTATTCAATGACAGCATGCCTCTTCAATCAATAACAGATCCCCGAATTGCAAAATTAAATCAAGTactgaattattttaaaacctGGAAACAACAACTGAGCCAGATATTTCAGAGAAGAGCAGATGTTTCAGACCATTTTATTACTTGGCAAACAATGTTTGATCTTGAG GTATCCATAGATGGCCTTAAAGAGCTTGTTGCCTACATTAACACTGATGAGTTCAAAGCTGAGTATGGAAGTTTGTACATAATTCCAAAGAGACTAAATCAAGATATTGTTGAATCTTTTTTTTCATCACAACGACAAATGTGTGGGGGTACAAGAAACATGACAGCCTTTACCTATGGCTACAATGTAAATGGCATTGTTGCTTATAGATCTTCGAAGCTTATTAAGAACAAGCAGACAAATGTCTATGAAGTGGAGGAATGTGTGCATCTTGCAGAATCAAACCAGCATCTCCCAAGGAGATCGGATGGCCACACTAACATAGACGTAACTTGGACTGTTGATCTTTAA
- the LOC140938205 gene encoding uncharacterized protein: MYVLCSPAMCPLNVKGVIIFLFLHAIISFGEQNLNSNADIINTCVDTTWCSHSYGQVYKSLAKAENNFNISHALYPGRSKPASVRVLVSVFGSHKTSTSKPALYTWSMSCLFVSVPAPVLEFLSLGSILVTPRTQELIVHIPQFCCNVSERSEGRKKIIDEMLTRTLAELQDLAISPGIQDPTLNTAECVIQGHQPSIDATGVSYYIRAILYCSLFSVLLIGPILGFFSLAFFGNDPKKKDKFKRCAKRQRYRAPEQDRVPEQDRAQEQDRAQVQGPTSILWQSFYGKETTGEILKTALLYVVGGLTGLLGKGFLGSSSDQSPPPSQDRATQTESEIELEVVNEEANFDNKDRATQTDNEIELRDMKKVASEADGEGTGDAVKEEERGLLQCRS; this comes from the exons ATGTATGTTTTATGTTCACCAGCCATGTGTCCTCTAAATGTAAAAGGAGTTATTATCTTCCTTTTCCTTCATGCCATCATCAGTTTTGGTGAACAGAATCTCAATTCCAATGCTGACATCATCAATACCTGTGTCGATACAACATGGTGCAGTCACAGCTATGGACAAGTGTACAAGAGTTTGGCAAAGGCTGAAAACAATTTCAATATCTCACATGCCCTGTACCCTGGAAGGTCAAAGCCGGCTTCAGTCCGTGTACTTGTTAGTGTGTTTGGGTCCCATAAAACAAGCACTTCTAAACCAGCTTTGTACACATGGAGTATGTCTTGTCTATTTGTCTCTGTTCCTGCTCCTGTTCTTGAATTTTTATCTCTTGGTTCCATTCTTGTCACTCCTCGGACTCAGGAACTCATCGTACATATTCCCCAGTTTTGTTGCAATGTTTCAGAAAGAAGTGAAGGGAGAAAAAAGATCATTGATGAAATGCTTACCAGGACATTAGCTGAA TTGCAAGATCTGGCGATCAGTCCCGGGATTCAAGATCCAACGTTGAACACAGCTGAGTGTGTCATACAGGGACACCAACCAAGCATAGATGCTACAGGAGTTAGCTATTACATCAGAGCAATTCTTTATTGTTCTCTCTTCTCTGTTTTATTAATTGGTCCAATACTAGGCTtcttttctttggcttttttcGGAAACGAtccaaagaaaaaagataaatttaaaCGCTGTGCAAAGAGACAACGGTATAGAGCACCAGAACAGGATAGAGTACCAGAACAGGATAGAGCACAAGAACAGGATAGAGCACAAGTACAAGGACCAACTAGCATATTAT GGCAGTCATTTTATGGAAAAGAAACGACAGGTGAAATATTGAAAACGGCACTTTTATATGTTGTTGGAGGACTGACAGGGTTATTGGGTAAAGGGTTTCTAGGTTCTTCTTCTGACCAAAGTCCTCCTCCTTCTCAAGATCGTGCCACCCAAACAGAGAGTGAAATAGAGCTTGAAGTTGTGAACGAGGAGGCAAA TTTTGACAACAAGGACCGTGCTACCCAAACAGACAATGAAATAGAGCTTAGAGATATGAAAAAGGTAGCCTCCGAGGCAGATGGGGAAGGAACGGGTGATGCTGTGAAAGAGGAGGAAAGGGGGTTATTACAGTGCCGCAGTTAG